A DNA window from Xanthomonas campestris pv. campestris str. ATCC 33913 contains the following coding sequences:
- the pmbA gene encoding metalloprotease PmbA — MNALSSETRVTDDSLQRLEALTDISQRLLERARAAGATQAEVSCSEERGLDVNVRLGEVETVESTRDRGIAVTVYFGKRKGSASTADLQESSLEATVAQACAIARYTEDDPAAGLADAELMARDFPELDSWHPWALDADTAVDLALACENAGRQADARISNSDGASASTGLSLSVYANSHGFIGRERGTHHSISCALIAGQGDGMQRDGWYSSALAREDLEAPDAIGRHAAARTVARLQPRSLPTGQLPVLFAPEVARSLVGHLLGAVSGGALYRRASFLLDSVGTQLFPDWFGIEELPHLRRGLRSAAFDGEGVATRRSALVDGGVLQRYVLGSYSARKLGLQTTANAGGVHNLQVTANAGDLASMVAGMSRGLLVTELMGNGVNAVTGDYSRGAGGFWVENGEIAYPVDGLTIAGNLRDMFAGIEAVGSDVDPRSHVKIGSVLINRMTVAGDS; from the coding sequence TTGAACGCACTCTCCTCCGAAACCCGTGTGACCGACGACAGCCTGCAGCGCCTGGAGGCACTCACCGACATCTCTCAGCGGCTGCTCGAGCGCGCCCGCGCCGCCGGCGCGACCCAGGCCGAAGTGAGCTGCAGCGAAGAACGTGGTCTGGACGTGAACGTGCGGCTCGGCGAGGTGGAAACGGTCGAGTCCACGCGCGATCGCGGCATTGCGGTCACGGTGTACTTCGGCAAGCGCAAGGGCAGTGCGAGCACCGCCGACCTGCAGGAATCCAGCCTGGAGGCCACCGTTGCGCAGGCCTGCGCCATTGCCCGCTATACCGAAGATGACCCCGCCGCCGGCCTGGCCGATGCGGAGCTGATGGCGCGCGACTTCCCCGAGCTGGACAGCTGGCACCCGTGGGCGCTGGATGCCGACACCGCCGTGGACCTGGCGCTGGCCTGCGAAAACGCCGGCCGGCAGGCCGATGCGCGGATCAGTAACTCCGATGGCGCCTCGGCCAGTACCGGGCTCAGCCTGTCGGTGTATGCCAACTCGCACGGATTCATCGGGCGCGAGCGTGGCACCCATCATTCGATCAGCTGCGCGCTGATTGCCGGGCAGGGCGATGGCATGCAGCGCGATGGTTGGTACAGCAGTGCGCTGGCGCGCGAAGACCTGGAAGCGCCGGACGCGATCGGCCGGCATGCCGCCGCGCGCACCGTGGCACGGTTGCAGCCGCGCTCGCTGCCGACCGGCCAGTTGCCAGTGCTGTTCGCGCCGGAAGTGGCACGCTCGCTCGTTGGGCATCTGCTCGGTGCAGTGTCCGGCGGTGCGTTGTACCGCCGCGCCAGCTTCCTGCTTGATAGCGTCGGCACCCAGCTGTTTCCCGACTGGTTCGGTATCGAGGAATTGCCGCACTTGCGTCGCGGCCTGCGCTCGGCCGCGTTCGACGGGGAAGGCGTGGCCACGCGTCGCTCGGCTCTGGTCGACGGCGGCGTGCTGCAGCGTTATGTGCTGGGCAGCTATTCGGCGCGCAAGCTCGGGCTGCAGACCACCGCCAATGCCGGCGGGGTGCACAACCTGCAGGTGACCGCCAATGCCGGCGACCTGGCATCGATGGTCGCCGGCATGTCGCGCGGGCTGCTGGTCACCGAGCTGATGGGCAACGGCGTCAACGCGGTGACCGGCGACTATTCGCGCGGTGCCGGCGGGTTCTGGGTCGAGAACGGCGAGATCGCCTATCCGGTCGACGGGCTGACCATTGCCGGCAACCTGCGCGACATGTTTGCCGGGATCGAAGCGGTGGGCAGCGATGTCGACCCGCGCTCGCACGTCAAGATCGGCTCGGTGCTGATCAATCGCATGACCGTGGCCGGCGACAGCTGA
- a CDS encoding YhdP family protein codes for MPTPLRRRLRLFRRYAITASALALVALAVLVGAASQALPLAEQHPQQIAAWLSERAGQPIRFDRLQTEWTRRGPLLRLDGLRIGPNGDVRVGQAEVVLAMYAGLLPGHALTEVRLRGLALTLQRGDDGVWSVQGLPSGRHADPLDALRRLGEIQVSEARLHIDAPSIGLDTTLPRIDLRLRVQGATLRVGSRSWIDLARAPLTSVLEFDRDSGDGSAYAQAAPADLAAWASLLQAGGVRVDGGSGRLQAWAQLRARRVSAVTVVADLTQVQLSGAPLAGESARRTLKWERLQARARWQTVAGGWRLDAPQLRLGSANTLQHLDGLSIAAGRRYAVVGDALDVSGLIAAAALSDQLSPGLRRWLALSRPQLRVSKLQLAGEQGGAVRAQGQVEELAFQPVGKSPGISGLRGHFDGDAQAIALQTAPDATLRFDWPTGFGVVHEVQLAGSIVGWRDGDGWQVATPALRVQAKDYGANLRGGMWFQNDGTRPRISLAAQLDDAALPVARKFWIRSKMSKAAIDWLDMAVAGGVITGGTGLVSGDLDDWPFDNNDGRFEAFGQIRDGEIRFQPDWPAMTQVQADLRFIGNGFSLQGSGALAGTPVAQFGAGIPNFATSELYVRASTQADTAQLLGMLRSSPLERRYGDTLRNLTTSGPAAVTFDLLRPLRTKGVGGHLQGTVALQGAKLADARWNLAFDQVSGQAEYRDSGFGAEHLSVQHQGRTGELALRAGGFVQDPAQAFEARFGATLDAKELFDRAPQMEWLRPYVHGSAPWQVGVDVPLARPGQPDVPAQLTLRSQLVGTTLDLPAPLDKPATQPLDTRVKVALPVGNGDIDVAFGQLVAVKASSQGTQTGVRVVMGTDTVTERPPANGLVVNGRTASLDAIDWISLARGSAEPDTPPLPGQPAQPSEKLPLLQVDVQADKLLMIGGVFPQTRLRLRPTRDAVAVTLDGPSLAGQLTVPNADGAAVQGKLSTVRWQPVAAAPEPAAPEPGDPLAGALPEPARRAVAEFDPVSIPPLSLDIDDLRVGKMTLGAATLRSSRLTDGMQVDQLQLRSDDQNIGLTGAWRGKGEAASTRLSARVDSRNLGNLLQNLTLGGQLRGGEGQLELNAGWQGSPTGFALGSLEGNLTVDARNGQLLEVDPGAGRVLGLLSVAQLPRRLMFDFRDFFSKGLAFNKLAGEVRFGDGFARTDAIRIEGPAADIAIRGQTDLRAQTFDQTVDVNPKAGNLLTVVGAVAGGPVGAAVGAAANAVLGKPLGAIGAKTYHVTGPWKEPQVDVVDRDARERAPARPAPDKAPR; via the coding sequence ATGCCGACCCCGCTGCGCCGCCGTCTCCGCCTGTTTCGCCGTTATGCGATCACCGCCAGTGCGCTCGCGCTGGTGGCGCTCGCCGTGCTGGTGGGCGCGGCCAGCCAGGCGCTGCCGCTGGCAGAGCAGCATCCGCAACAGATTGCCGCGTGGCTGAGCGAGCGTGCCGGCCAGCCGATCCGCTTCGACCGCCTGCAGACCGAATGGACCCGCCGCGGCCCGTTGTTGCGTCTGGATGGGCTGCGCATCGGCCCCAACGGTGACGTGCGTGTGGGCCAGGCCGAAGTGGTGCTGGCGATGTACGCCGGCCTGTTGCCGGGCCATGCGCTGACCGAGGTGCGCCTGCGCGGGCTCGCTTTGACCCTGCAGCGTGGCGATGACGGGGTGTGGTCGGTGCAGGGGCTGCCCAGTGGCCGGCACGCCGATCCCCTGGACGCCTTGCGCCGGTTGGGCGAAATCCAGGTGTCGGAGGCGCGGCTGCATATCGATGCGCCGTCGATCGGGCTGGACACCACGCTGCCACGGATCGATCTGCGGCTGCGCGTGCAGGGCGCGACCCTGCGTGTCGGCAGCCGCAGCTGGATCGACCTGGCACGCGCGCCGCTGACCTCGGTGCTGGAGTTCGACCGCGACAGTGGCGATGGCAGCGCGTACGCGCAGGCCGCGCCGGCGGACCTGGCCGCGTGGGCGTCGCTGCTGCAGGCCGGCGGCGTGCGGGTGGATGGCGGCAGCGGACGGCTGCAGGCCTGGGCGCAGCTGCGTGCCCGCCGCGTGTCAGCGGTCACCGTGGTGGCCGACCTCACCCAGGTGCAATTGTCGGGAGCGCCGTTGGCTGGCGAATCGGCGCGCCGCACGCTCAAGTGGGAACGCCTGCAGGCGCGTGCGCGCTGGCAGACCGTGGCGGGTGGCTGGCGGCTGGATGCACCACAGCTGCGCCTGGGCAGCGCGAACACGCTGCAGCATCTCGACGGCCTGAGCATCGCCGCCGGGCGCCGTTATGCGGTGGTGGGCGACGCGCTGGATGTGTCCGGGCTGATCGCCGCCGCTGCGCTGAGCGACCAGCTGTCGCCGGGCCTGCGCCGCTGGCTGGCGTTGTCCAGGCCGCAGTTGCGCGTGAGCAAGCTGCAGCTGGCGGGCGAGCAGGGCGGCGCGGTGCGCGCGCAGGGGCAGGTCGAGGAACTGGCATTCCAGCCGGTCGGGAAATCGCCGGGCATCAGCGGCCTGCGCGGGCACTTCGACGGCGATGCGCAGGCGATCGCGCTGCAAACCGCGCCCGACGCCACGCTGCGCTTCGACTGGCCCACCGGCTTTGGTGTGGTGCACGAGGTGCAACTGGCCGGTAGCATCGTTGGCTGGCGCGACGGCGACGGCTGGCAGGTCGCCACGCCGGCGCTGCGGGTGCAGGCCAAGGACTACGGCGCCAACCTGCGCGGCGGGATGTGGTTTCAGAACGATGGCACCCGGCCACGCATCTCCCTGGCGGCGCAGCTGGATGACGCCGCACTGCCGGTGGCGCGCAAGTTCTGGATCCGTTCGAAGATGAGCAAGGCCGCCATCGACTGGCTCGACATGGCGGTAGCCGGGGGCGTGATTACCGGCGGCACCGGCCTGGTCAGCGGCGACCTGGACGACTGGCCGTTCGACAACAACGATGGCCGCTTCGAAGCCTTCGGGCAGATTCGCGATGGCGAAATCCGCTTCCAGCCGGACTGGCCGGCGATGACCCAGGTGCAGGCCGACCTGCGCTTCATCGGCAATGGTTTCTCGCTGCAAGGCAGCGGCGCGCTGGCCGGCACGCCGGTGGCGCAGTTCGGGGCCGGTATCCCCAATTTCGCCACCTCCGAGCTCTATGTGCGCGCCTCCACTCAGGCTGACACTGCGCAGTTGCTGGGCATGTTGCGCAGCAGCCCGCTGGAGCGCCGCTATGGCGACACCTTGCGCAACCTCACCACCTCCGGCCCGGCCGCGGTCACCTTCGATCTGCTGCGCCCGTTACGCACCAAGGGCGTGGGCGGGCATCTGCAGGGCACCGTTGCGCTGCAGGGCGCCAAGCTGGCCGACGCGCGCTGGAACCTGGCCTTCGATCAGGTCAGCGGGCAGGCCGAGTACCGCGACAGCGGCTTCGGCGCCGAGCATCTGAGCGTGCAGCATCAGGGCCGCACCGGCGAGCTGGCGTTGCGTGCCGGCGGCTTTGTGCAGGACCCGGCGCAGGCGTTCGAGGCGCGCTTCGGGGCCACGCTGGATGCGAAGGAGCTGTTCGACCGCGCGCCGCAGATGGAATGGCTGCGTCCGTATGTGCATGGCAGCGCGCCATGGCAGGTGGGCGTGGATGTGCCGCTGGCGCGTCCGGGGCAGCCCGATGTGCCTGCACAGCTCACGTTGCGCTCGCAGTTGGTCGGCACCACGCTGGATCTGCCCGCACCGCTGGACAAGCCGGCCACGCAGCCGCTGGACACGCGGGTCAAGGTGGCGTTGCCGGTGGGCAATGGCGATATCGACGTGGCGTTCGGCCAGCTGGTGGCGGTCAAGGCCAGCAGCCAGGGCACCCAGACCGGCGTGCGCGTGGTGATGGGCACCGACACCGTGACCGAGCGGCCGCCGGCCAATGGCCTGGTGGTCAATGGCCGCACCGCCTCGCTGGATGCCATCGACTGGATCAGCCTGGCACGCGGCAGTGCCGAGCCCGACACGCCGCCGCTACCCGGCCAACCGGCGCAGCCAAGCGAAAAGCTGCCGCTGCTGCAGGTGGATGTGCAGGCCGACAAACTGTTGATGATTGGCGGCGTCTTTCCGCAGACCCGCCTGCGCCTGCGCCCCACTCGCGATGCGGTGGCGGTGACATTGGATGGGCCGTCGCTGGCCGGCCAGCTCACCGTGCCCAATGCCGATGGCGCCGCAGTGCAGGGCAAGCTCAGCACGGTGCGCTGGCAGCCGGTGGCCGCTGCGCCGGAACCGGCCGCGCCCGAACCCGGCGACCCGCTCGCCGGCGCATTGCCGGAGCCGGCGCGGCGCGCGGTGGCCGAGTTCGACCCGGTGTCGATCCCGCCGCTATCGCTGGATATCGACGACCTGCGCGTGGGCAAGATGACCCTGGGCGCGGCCACCTTGCGCAGCAGCCGGCTCACCGACGGCATGCAGGTGGACCAGCTGCAACTGCGCTCGGACGACCAGAACATCGGCCTGACCGGCGCCTGGCGCGGCAAGGGCGAGGCCGCCAGCACGCGGCTGTCTGCGCGCGTGGACAGCCGCAACCTGGGCAATCTGCTGCAGAACCTCACCCTGGGCGGGCAGCTGCGCGGCGGCGAAGGCCAGCTGGAACTCAACGCCGGCTGGCAGGGCTCGCCGACCGGGTTTGCGCTCGGCTCGCTCGAGGGCAATCTCACCGTGGACGCCCGCAACGGCCAGTTGCTGGAAGTGGACCCCGGCGCCGGCCGCGTGCTTGGCCTGCTCAGCGTGGCGCAGTTGCCGCGCCGGTTGATGTTCGACTTCCGCGACTTCTTCTCCAAGGGCCTGGCGTTCAACAAGCTCGCTGGCGAAGTGCGCTTTGGCGATGGCTTTGCGCGCACCGATGCGATCCGGATCGAAGGCCCGGCTGCCGACATCGCCATCCGCGGGCAGACCGACCTGCGTGCGCAGACCTTCGACCAGACCGTGGACGTGAACCCCAAGGCCGGCAATCTGCTCACGGTGGTGGGCGCGGTGGCCGGTGGCCCGGTGGGTGCGGCGGTCGGCGCGGCCGCCAATGCGGTGCTCGGCAAACCGCTGGGCGCGATTGGCGCCAAGACCTATCACGTCACCGGGCCGTGGAAAGAGCCGCAGGTGGACGTGGTGGACCGCGATGCGCGCGAGCGTGCGCCCGCCAGGCCGGCGCCGGACAAGGCGCCGCGCTAG
- the rng gene encoding ribonuclease G, giving the protein MSEEILVNVTPRETRVAVIENGMLQELHIERGWRRGVVGNIYKGKVQRVMPGMQAAFVEVGLERAAFLHANDVVRPAPAPASVVDTEETPIPPPPAASVPIVELLRDGQDIVVQVVKDPIGTKGARLTTQISIPSRYLVLLPQSKVVGVSARIEDEAERLRLKTIVSEVSAQHGGFGYIIRTNAEGQPAEALAEDIAYLSRVWNVVERRGREASACSIIYEDLSLPLRAVRDLIRKDVEKVKVDSNETFVQLQAFVAKYMPVLAERLELYTGDRPIFDLYGVEDEIGRALDKQVPLKSGGYLVIDQTEAMTTIDVNTGSFVGQRNLEETVFRTNLEAAQAVARQLRLRNLGGIIIIDFIDMDDPEHRRQVLRTLEKALARDHAKTTVYEFSPLGLVEMTRKRTVESLERQLSETCGQCGGRGTIKTAETVTYEIFREITRAVRQFDAARLLVIASSKVVARITDEESAAVAELEEFLGKSIRFQSDDQYLQEQFDVVLL; this is encoded by the coding sequence ATGTCGGAAGAGATCCTGGTCAACGTCACCCCCCGCGAAACCCGCGTGGCCGTGATCGAGAACGGCATGTTGCAAGAGCTGCATATCGAACGTGGTTGGCGCCGCGGGGTGGTGGGCAATATCTACAAGGGCAAGGTGCAGCGGGTGATGCCCGGCATGCAGGCTGCGTTCGTGGAAGTGGGCCTGGAGCGCGCCGCGTTCCTGCATGCCAACGACGTGGTGCGGCCGGCCCCGGCGCCAGCGAGCGTGGTGGATACCGAAGAAACCCCGATCCCGCCGCCGCCGGCCGCCTCGGTGCCGATCGTGGAGCTGTTGCGCGACGGCCAGGACATCGTGGTGCAGGTGGTCAAGGACCCGATCGGCACCAAGGGCGCGCGGCTGACCACGCAGATCAGCATTCCCTCGCGGTATCTGGTGCTGTTGCCGCAGTCCAAGGTGGTGGGTGTCTCGGCGCGAATCGAAGACGAGGCCGAGCGCCTGCGCCTGAAGACCATCGTCAGCGAGGTCTCGGCCCAGCATGGCGGCTTCGGCTACATCATCCGCACCAATGCCGAGGGCCAGCCGGCCGAAGCCCTGGCCGAAGACATCGCCTATCTGTCGCGGGTGTGGAACGTGGTCGAGCGGCGCGGCCGCGAGGCGTCGGCGTGCAGCATCATTTACGAAGACCTGAGCCTGCCCCTGCGTGCGGTGCGCGACCTGATCCGCAAGGACGTGGAGAAGGTCAAGGTCGACTCCAACGAGACGTTCGTGCAGCTGCAGGCCTTCGTGGCCAAGTACATGCCGGTGCTGGCCGAGCGGCTGGAGCTGTACACCGGCGACCGCCCGATCTTCGATCTGTATGGCGTGGAAGACGAAATCGGCCGCGCGCTGGACAAGCAGGTGCCGCTCAAGTCCGGCGGCTACCTGGTCATCGACCAGACTGAAGCGATGACCACCATCGACGTCAACACCGGTTCGTTCGTCGGCCAGCGCAATCTGGAAGAAACCGTCTTCCGCACCAATCTGGAGGCGGCGCAGGCGGTGGCCCGGCAGCTGCGGCTGCGTAACCTGGGCGGCATCATCATCATCGATTTCATCGACATGGATGATCCCGAGCATCGGCGCCAGGTGTTGCGCACGCTGGAAAAGGCATTGGCCCGCGACCACGCCAAGACCACCGTGTACGAGTTCTCGCCGCTGGGCCTGGTGGAGATGACCCGCAAGCGCACCGTGGAAAGCCTGGAGCGGCAGTTGTCGGAAACCTGCGGCCAGTGCGGCGGGCGCGGCACCATCAAGACCGCCGAAACGGTGACCTACGAAATCTTCCGCGAGATCACCCGCGCGGTGCGGCAGTTCGATGCCGCGCGGCTGCTGGTGATCGCCTCGTCCAAGGTGGTGGCGCGCATCACCGACGAAGAATCCGCGGCGGTGGCCGAACTGGAGGAATTCCTCGGCAAGAGCATCCGCTTCCAGTCCGACGACCAATACCTGCAGGAGCAGTTCGACGTGGTGCTGCTGTGA
- a CDS encoding DUF6065 family protein: MKLTAHVLDGHTLDIRPAPHERAWMDATDQRYAYRCLPLAIANAHGWELLCQAGFEAVWDGGDGLGAVVITADAGNAAPAISHFGYGMLTFHVPCLFRTDAGVDLFVTGPLNCPKDGIGALSGIVETDWSPYTFTMNWRFTRPGRVRFEAGEPFCHLFPLQRQLIEQVQPQWQPLSETPALAQQHADWTDSRSRFLEALPDAQSAAAREKWQRGYFRGVTAPAQTPVAGHRTRLRLPLFTRTGASLDPAGE; this comes from the coding sequence ATGAAGCTCACTGCCCACGTTCTGGACGGACACACGCTGGATATTCGCCCCGCACCGCACGAACGCGCCTGGATGGATGCCACCGACCAACGCTACGCCTACCGTTGCCTGCCGCTGGCCATCGCCAATGCGCATGGCTGGGAGCTGCTGTGCCAGGCCGGCTTCGAGGCGGTCTGGGATGGCGGCGATGGGCTGGGCGCGGTGGTCATCACCGCCGATGCCGGCAACGCCGCGCCGGCGATCAGCCATTTTGGCTACGGCATGCTGACCTTCCACGTGCCCTGCCTGTTTCGGACCGACGCGGGCGTGGACCTGTTCGTCACCGGGCCGTTGAACTGTCCCAAGGACGGCATCGGTGCGCTGAGCGGCATCGTGGAAACCGACTGGAGCCCGTACACCTTCACCATGAACTGGCGTTTTACCCGGCCGGGGCGGGTGCGCTTCGAGGCGGGTGAGCCGTTTTGCCATCTGTTCCCGCTACAGCGGCAGTTGATCGAACAGGTGCAGCCGCAGTGGCAGCCGTTGTCCGAAACGCCGGCGCTGGCGCAGCAGCATGCCGACTGGACCGACAGCCGCAGCCGTTTCCTGGAAGCCTTGCCGGACGCGCAATCGGCGGCGGCGCGCGAGAAATGGCAGCGCGGCTACTTTCGTGGCGTGACTGCGCCTGCGCAGACGCCGGTGGCCGGGCACCGCACGCGGCTGCGCCTGCCGCTATTCACGCGTACCGGCGCGTCGCTTGACCCAGCCGGCGAGTGA
- a CDS encoding Maf-like protein: MLYLASRSPRRHELLQRLDVPFQTLELDVPEVRAPGESPEHYVHRVALDKARAGLALVQADDAQAIVLGSDTEVVLGERVFGKPVDVDDAIAMLTVLAGRTHQVLTAVVLVGAQRPPLQALVVSEVTFDALDATRIAAYAASGEPMGKAGAYAIQGRAERFITHLSGSYSGVMGLPLFQTSQLLTAFGAH, from the coding sequence ATGCTCTATCTTGCCTCCCGATCGCCGCGCCGACACGAACTCCTGCAACGCCTCGACGTGCCGTTCCAGACCCTGGAACTGGACGTGCCCGAAGTGCGCGCGCCGGGTGAATCGCCCGAGCACTATGTGCACCGCGTGGCCTTGGACAAGGCGCGCGCGGGGCTGGCACTGGTACAGGCCGACGATGCCCAGGCCATCGTGCTCGGCTCCGATACCGAAGTGGTGCTGGGCGAGCGCGTGTTCGGCAAGCCGGTCGATGTCGATGATGCGATCGCCATGCTCACAGTGCTGGCGGGGCGCACCCACCAGGTGCTCACCGCGGTGGTGCTGGTCGGAGCACAGCGGCCACCGCTGCAGGCGCTGGTGGTGTCGGAGGTCACCTTCGATGCGCTCGACGCGACCCGGATCGCCGCTTATGCGGCGTCTGGCGAGCCCATGGGCAAGGCCGGCGCGTACGCGATCCAGGGGCGTGCGGAGCGCTTCATTACCCATTTGTCTGGCAGCTATTCCGGCGTGATGGGATTGCCGCTGTTCCAGACCTCGCAATTGCTCACAGCCTTCGGAGCGCATTAG
- the tldD gene encoding metalloprotease TldD, translated as MTDTALTLAESRLLLPSGLDTGHLDRTFGALLGPGIDFGDLYFQHSRRESWSVEDGIVKDGAHSIEQGVGVRAISGEKTGFAYSDDIQREALLEAAQSARAISRDGGAQSTRTLVRGNGRALYPATDPIDDMDSATKVDLLRRIDQYLRAADARVKQVMVNLSGGVDTVLIARSDGVLAADVRPLVRLNVQVIVEHGGRRESGYSGGGGRYGYAELFADGRPEGFAREALRQALVNLDAIPAPAGVMPVVLGPGWPGVLLHEAVGHGLEGDFNRKGTSVYAGRIGERVASKGVTIVDDGTLDGRRGSLNIDDEGTPSQCTTLIEDGVLVGYMQDTHNARLMGVAPTGNGRRESFAHLTMPRMTNTYMRAGEHDPQEMIRSVKKGIYAVNFGGGQVDITSGKYVFSATEAYLIEDGKVTAPVKGATLIGNGPETMQKVRMIGNDLALDEGVGVCGKDGQSVPVGVGQPSLLIDGITVGGTRA; from the coding sequence ATGACCGACACCGCCCTGACTCTGGCCGAATCCCGGCTGCTGCTTCCTTCCGGCCTGGATACCGGCCACCTCGACCGCACCTTCGGCGCCCTGCTGGGCCCCGGCATCGACTTCGGCGACCTGTACTTCCAGCATTCGCGACGCGAGAGCTGGAGTGTGGAAGACGGCATCGTCAAGGACGGTGCGCATTCCATCGAACAAGGCGTGGGCGTGCGCGCCATCTCCGGCGAAAAAACCGGATTTGCCTATTCCGACGACATCCAGCGCGAAGCCTTGCTGGAAGCGGCCCAGTCGGCGCGCGCGATCTCACGCGACGGCGGCGCGCAATCCACCCGCACGCTGGTGCGCGGCAACGGCCGTGCGCTGTATCCGGCCACCGACCCGATCGACGACATGGACAGCGCCACCAAGGTGGACCTGCTGCGCCGCATCGACCAGTACCTGCGCGCTGCGGACGCGCGCGTCAAGCAGGTGATGGTGAATTTGTCCGGCGGCGTGGACACGGTACTGATCGCGCGCAGTGACGGTGTGCTGGCCGCCGACGTGCGCCCGCTGGTGCGCTTGAACGTGCAGGTGATCGTCGAACACGGCGGCCGCCGCGAGTCCGGCTATTCCGGTGGCGGTGGCCGTTACGGCTATGCCGAGCTGTTCGCCGATGGCCGCCCGGAAGGTTTTGCGCGTGAAGCATTGCGCCAGGCGCTGGTCAACCTGGATGCGATTCCCGCGCCGGCCGGCGTGATGCCGGTGGTGCTGGGGCCGGGCTGGCCGGGCGTGCTGCTGCACGAAGCGGTGGGCCATGGGCTGGAAGGCGACTTCAATCGCAAGGGCACCAGCGTCTACGCCGGCCGCATTGGCGAGCGCGTGGCCTCCAAGGGCGTGACCATCGTCGATGACGGCACCCTGGATGGACGCCGCGGCTCGCTCAATATCGATGACGAAGGCACGCCCAGCCAGTGCACCACGCTGATCGAAGACGGCGTGCTGGTCGGCTACATGCAGGACACCCACAACGCGCGCCTGATGGGCGTGGCGCCCACCGGCAATGGCCGCCGCGAATCCTTCGCGCACCTGACCATGCCGCGCATGACCAATACCTACATGCGTGCCGGCGAGCACGACCCGCAAGAGATGATCCGCTCGGTCAAGAAGGGCATCTATGCGGTCAACTTCGGTGGCGGCCAGGTCGACATCACCAGCGGCAAGTACGTGTTCTCCGCAACCGAGGCCTACCTGATCGAAGACGGCAAGGTCACCGCGCCCGTGAAGGGCGCCACCCTGATCGGCAACGGCCCGGAAACCATGCAGAAGGTGCGCATGATCGGCAACGATCTGGCCCTGGACGAAGGCGTGGGCGTCTGCGGCAAGGACGGGCAGAGCGTGCCGGTCGGCGTGGGTCAGCCGTCGCTGCTGATCGACGGCATCACCGTGGGCGGAACGCGGGCCTGA
- a CDS encoding DUF4870 domain-containing protein — translation MSEFDTHAAPPPPPISTGTPSEERTLALAAHLLGILTSFIGALVIWLISKDAGPSKPFATDQAKEALNFQITVIIAYVAAVILTIVSFGILFFVPTLVWVANLVLCILAAVKANSGESYRYPFTLRLIK, via the coding sequence ATGAGCGAGTTCGACACACACGCCGCGCCACCACCGCCGCCGATCAGCACCGGCACGCCCTCGGAAGAGCGCACGTTGGCACTGGCCGCGCACCTGCTGGGCATCCTGACGTCCTTCATCGGCGCGCTGGTGATCTGGCTGATCAGCAAGGACGCCGGCCCGTCCAAGCCGTTTGCCACCGACCAGGCCAAGGAAGCGCTGAACTTCCAGATCACCGTGATCATCGCCTACGTGGCTGCGGTGATCCTGACCATCGTGTCGTTCGGCATCCTGTTCTTCGTGCCGACGCTGGTGTGGGTCGCCAACCTGGTGCTCTGCATCCTGGCGGCGGTCAAGGCCAACAGCGGCGAGAGCTACCGCTATCCGTTCACGCTGCGCCTGATCAAGTAA
- the yjgA gene encoding ribosome biogenesis factor YjgA: MRGRDEDTGEFRGASRSQQRREALEIFDLGEKLVALTPAQLAKLPVPESLIPHIEESKRITSHIAHKRQLAFLAKHMRREDDETLDAIRDALDANSDTARREVAAIHRVERWRERLLAEGDVALAELLEAYPAADRQQLRQLVRNAIHERAKNKPPRAYRELFQVLRDLSQKPGLESGDAGLEDEESASENDE; this comes from the coding sequence ATGCGCGGACGCGATGAAGATACCGGTGAATTTCGTGGCGCCAGCCGCAGCCAGCAACGGCGCGAGGCCTTGGAAATTTTCGACCTGGGCGAAAAGCTGGTGGCGCTCACCCCGGCGCAGCTGGCCAAGTTGCCGGTGCCCGAGTCGTTGATCCCGCACATCGAAGAGAGCAAGCGCATCACCTCGCATATCGCGCACAAGCGCCAGCTGGCGTTTCTGGCCAAGCACATGCGCCGCGAGGACGACGAAACCCTGGATGCGATCCGCGATGCGCTGGATGCCAACAGCGATACCGCGCGCCGCGAAGTGGCGGCGATTCACCGCGTCGAACGCTGGCGCGAGCGCCTGCTCGCCGAAGGCGACGTCGCGCTGGCCGAATTGCTGGAAGCCTACCCGGCTGCCGACCGCCAGCAACTGCGTCAACTGGTGCGCAACGCGATCCACGAGCGGGCCAAGAACAAGCCGCCGCGCGCCTACCGCGAGCTGTTCCAGGTGCTGCGTGATCTGTCTCAGAAGCCCGGATTGGAGAGTGGGGATGCGGGATTGGAAGACGAAGAGTCGGCGTCGGAAAACGACGAATAA